In Papaver somniferum cultivar HN1 chromosome 1, ASM357369v1, whole genome shotgun sequence, a genomic segment contains:
- the LOC113337676 gene encoding caffeoylshikimate esterase-like produces the protein MDIEYREEYIRNSRGVELFTCRWLPFSSPKALVFLCHGYGMECSASMKDCGTRLASAGYGVIGIDYEGHGRSRGARCYIEKFSNIVTDSSNFFKSVCDQEEYKEKTRLLYGESMGGAVALLIHKKDPTYWNGAVLVAPMCKISQKLKPHPMVVNMLTRIEDIIPKWKIVPTKNVIDSSFKDPIKREEVRNNKLIYQDKPRLKTALEMLRTSMSLEDTLNEVTLPFFVLHGEADIVTDPEVSKALYVQAGSKDKTFKLYPGMWHALTSGEPDHNIEIVFSDIFSWLDKRIVDFSTNTTTAAVGPVHQNSKNPRTSEHPLEIIEVDKQQEKTRRYLCGWKGKRMHFHSAM, from the coding sequence ATGGATATAGAGTACCGAGAAGAGTACATAAGGAATTCAAGAGGAGTTGAGCTCTTTACTTGCAGGTGGTTGCCTTTTTCTTCTCCAAAGGCCCTTGTTTTTCTCTGCCATGGTTATGGCATGGAATGCAGTGCTTCCATGAAAGATTGTGGGACAAGGCTAGCATCTGCAGGATATGGGGTGATAGGTATTGATTACGAAGGACATGGACGGTCAAGAGGAGCCCGGTGCTATATTGAAAAGTTCAGCAACATCGTAACCGATAGCAGCAACTTCTTCAAATCAGTGTGTGATCAGGAAGAGTACAAAGAAAAAACAAGATTGTTATATGGAGAATCGATGGGAGGAGCAGTTGCACTACTCATCCATAAAAAAGACCCGACTTACTGGAACGGTGCTGTTCTGGTCGCACCCATGTGTAAGATATCACAGAAGCTGAAACCACATCCAATGGTGGTTAACATGTTGACAAGAATCGAAGATATTATACCTAAATGGAAAATTGTCCCCACGAAAAATGTTATTGATTCTTCCTTCAAAGACCCAATTAAACGCGAAGAGGTAAGGAACAACAAACTGATATATCAAGACAAACCTAGGCTTAAAACAGCTCTAGAGATGCTCAGGACCAGCATGAGCCTTGAAGACACCTTAAATGAGGTAACATTACCATTCTTTGTGTTGCACGGAGAAGCAGACATAGTAACAGATCCAGAAGTGAGTAAAGCATTGTACGTGCAAGCAGGTAGTAAAGACAAGACTTTTAAGTTATACCCAGGAATGTGGCATGCTCTCACATCTGGAGAGCCCGACCACAACATTGAGATTGTCTTTTCTGACATCTTCTCTTGGCTCGACAAACGTATTGTTGACTTCAGTACTAATACCACCACTGCCGCTGTTGGCCCAGTTCATCAGAACTCTAAGAATCCTCGGACGTCTGAGCATCCCTTGGAAATCATTGAAGTAGACAAGCAACAAGAAAAGACGCGAAGATATCTTTGTGGGTGGAAAGGAAAACGAATGCATTTTCATTCAGCAATGTAG